Proteins from one Chitinophaga oryzae genomic window:
- a CDS encoding efflux RND transporter periplasmic adaptor subunit, producing the protein MLIVLKVSGVIGKEEALNVAADKAEKKNIIEVVTASGKIYPEIEVKVSSDVSGEITELTVLEGDTVAKGQVLARIYGDIYGSMVDKAMASVSQSQAQLANTAAALNSYKARLDQNKAAYLRNKELLSQKVISRSEFETSEATFLASQADYNAAVQQINSSKFGVQSAQANLKEANKNLGRTTIVAPMNGIVSLLNVKKGERVVGTAQMTGTEMLRIADLSRMEVQVDVGENDVPKVKYGDTAIIEVDAYNNRRFKGVVTQIASSSKGAATATTATASSAEQVTSYIVHIRILPESYADLLNPALHKAFPFRPGMSASVDIQTRHENNVLSIPINAVTTRDTDSTKKEEKKPEDANKNTAALNEVVFVLQKDNTVKMVPVKTGVQDDTNIQILSGLQEGDQVISAPYSAVSRTLNNGKKVKVVPKDKLFEGQNK; encoded by the coding sequence TTGCTCATTGTTTTAAAAGTTTCGGGTGTTATCGGTAAAGAAGAAGCACTGAACGTAGCGGCAGACAAAGCAGAAAAAAAGAATATCATTGAGGTAGTAACCGCCAGTGGCAAGATTTATCCCGAAATAGAAGTAAAAGTCAGCTCCGACGTATCAGGCGAAATTACAGAGCTGACAGTACTCGAAGGGGATACTGTGGCAAAAGGCCAGGTGCTGGCCCGTATTTACGGAGATATTTACGGTTCTATGGTGGACAAAGCCATGGCTTCCGTTAGTCAGTCACAGGCACAGCTGGCCAATACCGCTGCTGCGCTCAATTCCTACAAAGCCCGCCTTGACCAGAACAAGGCCGCTTATCTTCGTAATAAAGAATTGCTTTCCCAGAAAGTGATCTCCCGCTCCGAGTTTGAAACCAGCGAAGCCACTTTCCTCGCTTCCCAGGCGGATTACAACGCGGCGGTGCAACAGATCAACAGCAGTAAGTTTGGCGTGCAGAGCGCACAGGCCAATCTGAAAGAAGCTAACAAAAACCTCGGTCGTACCACGATCGTAGCTCCCATGAACGGTATCGTATCCCTGCTCAATGTAAAGAAAGGGGAACGCGTGGTAGGTACCGCCCAGATGACCGGTACCGAAATGCTGCGTATCGCTGATCTGAGCCGTATGGAAGTACAGGTGGACGTTGGCGAGAACGATGTCCCCAAAGTGAAATACGGTGATACCGCCATCATCGAGGTAGACGCCTATAACAACCGTCGTTTTAAAGGGGTGGTAACCCAGATCGCCAGCTCCAGCAAAGGCGCTGCTACAGCTACCACTGCCACTGCCTCTTCAGCGGAACAGGTGACCAGCTATATTGTGCATATCCGCATTCTGCCGGAATCCTATGCAGATCTGCTGAACCCTGCCCTTCACAAAGCATTTCCTTTCCGCCCCGGTATGAGCGCCAGCGTGGATATACAGACCCGGCATGAAAACAACGTGCTGTCTATACCCATCAATGCCGTTACCACCCGCGACACTGATTCCACAAAGAAAGAAGAGAAAAAACCGGAAGATGCCAATAAGAACACCGCAGCGCTGAACGAAGTGGTATTTGTATTGCAGAAAGACAACACCGTGAAAATGGTGCCCGTAAAAACCGGTGTGCAGGACGACACCAATATCCAGATCCTGTCCGGCTTACAGGAAGGTGACCAGGTGATCAGCGCGCCCTACAGCGCCGTGTCCCGCACCCTGAATAATGGCAAGAAAGTGAAGGTGGTGCCTAAAGACAAACTTTTCGAAGGGCAGAATAAATAA
- a CDS encoding TolC family protein: MRISQIAGFFLFFCFFANITPAVAQDTWSLKRCVDYAMEHSITVKQQEVQKRLAELTLQQSRLSMIPGFSGNVSAGYSDGRIASIQDNAYINQSVFNASGSLNMRGDLFNWFSKQNQIAANRLDAESNSFLLQKARNDLAFNVATAFLQILLKEEQVKVNEVQVKQTLSNLDNTKKLVIAGSVPESNQADLEAQLAQDSTNLVTARNDVILAILQMKAYLNLGFEIPFVPEIPENIATLPMTPLGEMDPEMVYSAALTTYPLVKSDELRIKSADRAYRSAKGQLYPTLSLVGGLSTSYANNFYDRDGKLIPFNKQLDNTFGKNIGLSLGIPLFSGWQQRTAVAKAKVNVHSMELSRDLDNQKLRQDIYTAHANAVAALQKFNASTTGVMAAQKAYDFATKRFNLGLMNTIDYITTQTRLFKAQIDKVSAQYDYIFKMKLLEFYRDQRISL, encoded by the coding sequence ATGAGAATATCCCAAATCGCAGGATTTTTCCTGTTCTTCTGCTTCTTTGCTAACATAACCCCGGCTGTAGCGCAGGATACGTGGAGTTTGAAACGCTGTGTGGACTATGCTATGGAACACAGCATCACTGTAAAACAACAGGAGGTGCAAAAACGGCTTGCAGAACTTACGCTGCAACAAAGCCGCCTCAGTATGATACCCGGCTTCTCCGGCAACGTCAGTGCAGGGTATTCCGATGGTCGTATCGCCAGCATTCAGGATAACGCCTATATCAACCAGTCTGTCTTCAACGCCAGTGGTTCACTTAATATGAGAGGCGATTTGTTCAACTGGTTTTCAAAACAGAACCAGATAGCAGCCAACAGGCTGGATGCAGAATCCAATAGTTTCCTGCTGCAAAAAGCCCGGAATGACCTCGCTTTCAATGTTGCAACAGCATTTCTGCAGATCCTGCTGAAGGAAGAACAGGTAAAAGTAAACGAGGTACAGGTAAAACAAACCTTGTCAAACCTCGACAATACCAAAAAGCTGGTAATCGCCGGTTCTGTTCCGGAAAGCAACCAGGCCGACCTGGAAGCGCAACTGGCGCAGGACAGCACCAACCTGGTGACCGCCAGGAATGATGTAATTTTGGCTATCTTGCAGATGAAGGCTTATCTGAACCTCGGATTTGAGATTCCTTTCGTACCGGAAATCCCGGAGAACATCGCCACGCTGCCGATGACACCTCTCGGGGAAATGGACCCGGAAATGGTGTATAGCGCCGCGCTGACCACCTATCCGCTGGTAAAATCCGATGAGCTCAGGATCAAAAGTGCAGACAGGGCCTACCGTTCAGCGAAAGGACAGCTATACCCGACCTTGTCCCTGGTGGGTGGGCTTTCTACCAGCTATGCCAACAACTTCTATGACCGTGACGGAAAGCTGATCCCTTTCAACAAACAGCTGGATAATACCTTCGGTAAAAATATCGGGCTGAGTCTGGGAATTCCGCTGTTCAGCGGCTGGCAACAAAGGACCGCTGTAGCAAAGGCAAAAGTGAATGTACATAGCATGGAACTGAGCCGCGACCTTGACAACCAGAAACTACGGCAGGACATCTATACCGCCCATGCCAACGCGGTGGCCGCCCTTCAGAAATTCAACGCTTCCACTACCGGCGTAATGGCCGCCCAGAAAGCGTATGACTTCGCCACCAAACGTTTTAACCTTGGATTAATGAACACCATTGATTATATCACAACGCAAACCAGATTGTTCAAAGCCCAGATTGATAAAGTCTCGGCGCAATACGATTACATTTTTAAAATGAAATTGCTGGAGTTCTACCGGGACCAAAGAATATCCCTGTAG
- a CDS encoding ABC transporter ATP-binding protein: MIELQKISKHYPVGFGKNEILKDVDLTIREGEFVSIMGPSGSGKSTLLHILGLLEEPSAGQYLFQGERVDKMNEKKRTQLHRGAIGFVFQAYHLIDELTVYENIETPLLYKNLSGSERKSKVADVLDRFNMVAKKDLFPNQLSGGQQQLVGIARAIVAEPRVILADEPTGNLHSDQAKVIMELFKQLNDQDKITIVQVTHSDLNATYGNRIIQIRDGHIQG; this comes from the coding sequence ATGATAGAACTGCAGAAAATATCCAAGCATTACCCGGTAGGATTTGGTAAAAACGAGATCCTGAAAGACGTTGACCTGACGATCAGGGAAGGCGAATTTGTGTCTATTATGGGACCTTCCGGATCTGGTAAATCAACCTTGCTACATATTCTGGGATTGCTGGAAGAACCTTCTGCCGGGCAATATCTCTTTCAGGGAGAGCGGGTGGATAAAATGAACGAGAAAAAACGGACGCAGTTGCACCGCGGCGCCATTGGTTTCGTATTTCAGGCTTATCACCTGATAGATGAACTGACCGTTTATGAAAACATCGAGACCCCGCTTTTATATAAAAACCTTTCCGGTTCTGAAAGAAAGAGCAAGGTGGCGGATGTGCTGGACCGTTTTAATATGGTAGCCAAAAAAGACCTTTTCCCCAACCAGCTCTCCGGCGGCCAGCAGCAGCTGGTAGGCATCGCCCGCGCTATTGTGGCCGAGCCGAGGGTAATACTGGCGGACGAACCTACCGGCAACCTGCATTCGGACCAGGCGAAGGTGATCATGGAACTTTTTAAACAACTGAATGACCAGGATAAAATAACCATTGTACAGGTGACCCACTCTGACCTGAATGCTACCTATGGCAACCGGATCATCCAGATCCGGGACGGGCATATACAGGGGTAA
- a CDS encoding FtsX-like permease family protein yields the protein MFKNYFLVAVRNIWRNKVFSLLNIMGLVTGIGAALVVYLVVFYESGFNKAVADTDRIFRVVSTISFLGDSIKNNGVPVPVITVAKENIPQVENTVHFFINNTTALITAGGKDFKNKEDIIFADKGYMDMLGYEWLGGDAATALSQPLSVVLTKERARVYFPNTPIAQVLGKQLLYDDSIRVTVTGVVKDLAYDTDFWFREMISLPTLQTNAALKKIYLSDNWQSISSSTQLLVKLRPAARPQDALAILDKYISQHDTKDFKTVLSLHPLSDLHFDVGFEAYRRTASRKQLNILSMIAVALLGLAVINFVNLTTAQASRRAKETGIRKAIGGTTGQLIKQFLGETMILTLLAAVLALLLAPLLIISFHTFLPDDLPVTQLYTVPVLSFLFLLAVVVAFIAGIYPAYVLARFQPVAVLKSNTGHRGGKVWVRQTLTAVQFTVAQFFVIATLIVSKQISFSLNKDLGFRKNAVLTVNTPRRDPDQAKRRLLEERVAALPEVEMVSLAANTPAISGTETSILKYNNGRQEVDKTVEVRYGDSNYLPLYQLRLLAGRNIATTDSVREWLLNEKAVTAFGFKRPQDAIGQVIEGHPVVGVVANFSAASVRSEIPAMAIGSDALRRHRVLHVRLRNPGEGGVVWNNAISGIEKAWKDLYPREEFSYEFLDKTVANMYRQEQRMGSLLNWCAGLAIFISILGLLGLVIFTTDQRTKEIGIRKVLGATVWQVVRMLTTDFMKPVLVAFLLAIPLSWWVMSQWLQSFVYRTSLTWWVFAAGGVIMALMALGAMSLKTVRAALSNPANTLKTE from the coding sequence ATGTTTAAAAATTATTTCCTTGTAGCAGTCAGAAATATATGGCGTAATAAAGTCTTCTCCCTGTTGAATATCATGGGGTTAGTGACAGGAATCGGTGCTGCACTGGTAGTGTACCTCGTGGTATTTTACGAATCGGGGTTCAACAAAGCAGTAGCCGACACGGACCGTATTTTCCGGGTGGTTTCCACGATCAGCTTTTTGGGAGACAGCATAAAGAACAACGGTGTGCCCGTTCCCGTTATAACGGTAGCGAAGGAGAATATACCGCAGGTAGAAAATACTGTACATTTTTTTATTAACAATACTACCGCCCTTATTACCGCCGGGGGAAAAGACTTCAAGAATAAAGAGGACATCATTTTTGCAGACAAGGGCTATATGGACATGCTGGGATACGAGTGGCTGGGCGGAGATGCCGCCACCGCCTTGTCTCAACCGCTGTCGGTAGTATTGACGAAGGAGCGCGCCCGTGTTTATTTCCCCAACACGCCGATAGCGCAGGTGCTGGGAAAGCAGCTCCTATATGATGACAGTATCAGGGTCACCGTGACAGGTGTGGTGAAAGACCTGGCCTACGATACAGATTTCTGGTTCAGGGAGATGATTTCGCTGCCTACCCTGCAAACCAATGCCGCTTTAAAGAAAATCTACCTGAGCGACAACTGGCAGAGCATCAGCTCTTCTACCCAGCTGCTGGTCAAACTCCGTCCCGCTGCCCGCCCGCAGGATGCCCTTGCCATACTGGATAAGTATATATCGCAGCATGATACAAAGGATTTTAAGACAGTATTGTCGCTGCACCCGTTGAGCGATCTGCATTTTGATGTCGGGTTCGAAGCGTACCGCCGTACCGCGAGCAGAAAGCAGTTGAATATCCTGTCCATGATAGCCGTGGCTTTGCTCGGGCTGGCAGTCATCAATTTTGTGAACCTGACAACGGCGCAGGCTTCCCGCAGAGCGAAAGAAACCGGCATCCGGAAAGCGATCGGGGGTACTACCGGGCAGCTGATCAAACAGTTCCTCGGGGAAACGATGATCCTCACCCTGCTGGCCGCTGTGCTGGCGTTGCTGCTGGCGCCGCTCCTGATTATCAGCTTCCATACTTTCCTGCCGGACGATCTGCCCGTTACGCAATTGTATACGGTGCCCGTGTTGTCGTTCCTGTTCCTGTTAGCGGTAGTGGTGGCGTTCATCGCCGGTATCTACCCGGCTTATGTGCTGGCGCGGTTCCAGCCGGTAGCGGTGCTGAAATCCAATACAGGGCATCGCGGCGGAAAGGTCTGGGTGCGTCAGACATTGACAGCCGTGCAATTCACCGTCGCACAGTTTTTTGTCATTGCCACGCTGATTGTCAGCAAACAAATCAGTTTTTCCCTGAATAAAGACCTTGGCTTCCGGAAGAACGCCGTTCTTACCGTTAACACGCCGCGGCGCGATCCCGACCAGGCCAAACGCAGGCTGCTGGAAGAACGGGTGGCCGCCTTGCCGGAGGTGGAGATGGTGAGCCTGGCGGCGAACACACCCGCCATCAGCGGTACGGAAACATCTATTTTAAAGTATAACAATGGCCGCCAGGAGGTAGATAAAACAGTAGAAGTGCGTTATGGCGACAGTAACTATCTTCCGTTGTACCAGCTTCGGCTGCTGGCCGGCAGAAACATCGCCACCACAGATTCCGTGCGCGAGTGGCTGCTGAATGAAAAAGCGGTGACGGCCTTTGGCTTTAAAAGGCCGCAGGATGCCATCGGGCAGGTGATAGAAGGCCATCCGGTGGTGGGAGTGGTCGCAAATTTCAGTGCAGCCAGCGTGCGCAGTGAAATTCCCGCCATGGCCATAGGCAGCGATGCGCTGAGACGGCACCGGGTGCTGCACGTACGGCTGCGTAATCCCGGTGAAGGAGGCGTAGTATGGAATAATGCCATCAGCGGTATTGAAAAAGCCTGGAAGGACCTTTATCCGCGGGAGGAGTTCAGCTATGAGTTCCTGGATAAAACCGTCGCCAATATGTACCGGCAGGAGCAGCGGATGGGCAGCCTGTTGAACTGGTGCGCCGGCCTGGCTATTTTTATCAGTATCCTCGGCTTGCTGGGCCTGGTTATTTTTACCACTGACCAGCGTACGAAAGAAATAGGTATCCGCAAGGTACTGGGCGCCACCGTATGGCAGGTAGTCCGTATGCTCACGACCGATTTTATGAAGCCGGTACTGGTTGCATTCCTGCTGGCCATCCCCTTGTCGTGGTGGGTGATGAGCCAATGGCTGCAGTCTTTTGTTTACCGCACCAGTCTTACCTGGTGGGTGTTCGCCGCCGGCGGCGTGATCATGGCCCTGATGGCCCTCGGGGCCATGAGCCTGAAGACCGTGCGGGCAGCCCTCAGCAATCCGGCCAATACTTTAAAAACTGAATAA
- a CDS encoding ABC transporter permease, whose protein sequence is MWKNYFKIAVKNLLKRKLYAGINVFGLATAIACFVLLSLYLENEWTYDRWYKNVTELYRLRMDYGQKGEKPVQTALTPNILATAIKDQPEIEKVVRVYHRDVSIQYKDKSWNEKRFLYADAPFFQLFSFPLKAGNAATVLSGPDMVVISASMAKKYFGDTDPVGKTLLINGKRSYQVTGVAADAPSNTHLKFDFVASYSTLQLKEYWGSANYYTYVQVQHPAQLSTLQASLTALARQQLGDEERNSGASLNFVPERVADIHLHSVAADVTEAKGDMRYNYVFALIGGMLLIIACVNFMNLATARSTERSREVGVRKALGAQRGQLFWQFMMESALLTGIALGIGLLLARLLLPAFNQLADVQLQMGGTGGYRIYMVLAVIFVLVSFVTGIYPALFLSGFRPVQVLKGSQTAPPRGRGIRQSLVVFQFAASIFFIICTLVVQQQMQYIQHKKLGLDRSEVLALNGFKADAQVLESFKGRLLQLSGVTHVTASAESPVDVQGGYSIDHIEGRPASYTLNINALPVEKDYLKTLGITLLSGEDLTHADIADILKEPSEARAYHFFLNETAVKKLGWTPEAAVGKRMMLNGREGTVKGVVKDFHFASMKSKIEPIVVFPEYDWFQQIYVKTGGSDKQQVIAAIGALWKEVQPATPFDYHFLDDDFNRMYKSEYRVGAVLGVFATLVMIVSCLGLLGLAALTTQQRTREIGIRKVLGASVTNVVAMLSKDFIRLVLLALLLAVPVAWYVGRNWLDAFAYHASLSVWLFVAAGALAIVVALLTVSLQSVKTATMNPVKSLRAE, encoded by the coding sequence ATGTGGAAAAACTATTTTAAGATAGCTGTTAAGAACCTGCTGAAACGCAAGTTGTATGCGGGTATCAACGTTTTCGGACTGGCTACGGCTATCGCCTGTTTTGTATTATTATCCCTATATCTCGAGAACGAATGGACGTACGACCGGTGGTATAAAAACGTGACAGAACTGTATCGTTTGCGTATGGACTACGGCCAGAAAGGGGAGAAGCCGGTACAGACAGCCCTCACGCCCAATATCCTGGCTACTGCTATTAAAGACCAGCCGGAGATTGAAAAAGTGGTGCGGGTGTACCACCGTGATGTAAGTATTCAGTATAAAGACAAAAGCTGGAACGAAAAGCGGTTCCTTTATGCTGACGCCCCGTTTTTCCAGCTGTTTTCTTTCCCCCTGAAAGCCGGCAATGCTGCGACCGTGCTGAGCGGGCCAGATATGGTGGTGATATCAGCGTCTATGGCGAAAAAATATTTCGGAGATACTGACCCGGTGGGCAAGACCCTGCTGATCAATGGCAAGCGCTCTTACCAGGTGACGGGCGTTGCCGCAGACGCTCCTTCCAATACACATCTCAAGTTCGATTTTGTAGCCAGCTACAGTACGTTGCAGCTGAAGGAATATTGGGGTTCGGCTAATTATTACACCTATGTGCAGGTGCAGCATCCGGCACAACTGTCAACGCTTCAGGCGAGCCTCACCGCGCTGGCGCGGCAGCAGCTTGGCGATGAAGAACGTAACAGCGGCGCCTCGCTGAATTTTGTGCCGGAGCGTGTGGCGGATATCCACCTGCATTCTGTAGCGGCCGATGTCACCGAAGCCAAGGGGGATATGCGCTACAATTATGTTTTCGCGCTCATAGGCGGCATGTTGCTGATCATTGCCTGCGTTAACTTCATGAACCTCGCTACGGCACGTTCTACCGAGCGAAGCAGGGAAGTAGGGGTGCGTAAGGCGCTGGGCGCGCAACGGGGACAGCTCTTCTGGCAGTTTATGATGGAATCGGCACTGCTGACCGGCATTGCGCTGGGCATCGGGTTGCTGCTGGCAAGACTGCTGCTGCCGGCTTTCAACCAGCTGGCGGATGTGCAGTTGCAGATGGGAGGCACCGGTGGTTACCGGATCTACATGGTACTGGCGGTCATTTTCGTCCTTGTATCCTTCGTTACGGGAATTTATCCTGCATTGTTCCTGTCCGGCTTCAGACCGGTGCAGGTGTTGAAAGGATCACAGACCGCCCCGCCCCGGGGCCGCGGCATCCGTCAGTCACTGGTGGTATTCCAGTTTGCGGCGTCTATTTTCTTCATCATCTGTACGCTGGTGGTACAGCAGCAGATGCAATACATACAGCATAAAAAACTGGGCCTGGACCGTTCGGAGGTATTGGCGCTCAACGGCTTCAAAGCCGATGCACAGGTGCTGGAATCCTTTAAGGGACGGCTGCTGCAGCTCTCCGGGGTAACGCACGTAACCGCTTCGGCCGAATCGCCGGTAGATGTCCAGGGAGGCTACAGCATAGACCATATAGAAGGCAGGCCTGCATCTTATACGCTGAACATCAACGCGCTGCCTGTTGAAAAAGATTACCTGAAAACATTGGGCATCACCCTGTTGTCCGGGGAAGACCTGACCCATGCCGACATTGCGGATATCCTGAAAGAGCCGTCCGAAGCGCGGGCGTATCACTTTTTCCTGAACGAGACAGCGGTCAAAAAGCTGGGCTGGACGCCGGAAGCCGCCGTTGGCAAGCGGATGATGCTCAACGGCCGCGAGGGGACCGTAAAAGGTGTTGTGAAAGACTTCCACTTCGCGTCCATGAAAAGCAAAATTGAGCCTATCGTGGTATTCCCGGAATACGACTGGTTTCAGCAGATCTACGTAAAAACAGGGGGAAGTGACAAACAACAGGTGATTGCCGCCATAGGTGCGCTTTGGAAAGAAGTGCAGCCGGCAACGCCGTTTGACTATCATTTCCTGGACGACGACTTCAACCGGATGTATAAATCAGAATACCGGGTAGGTGCTGTGCTGGGTGTTTTCGCCACGCTGGTAATGATCGTTTCCTGCCTGGGTTTACTGGGGCTGGCTGCGCTGACAACGCAGCAGCGTACGCGGGAAATCGGTATCCGTAAAGTGCTGGGCGCTTCCGTGACAAATGTGGTGGCCATGTTGTCGAAAGACTTTATCAGGCTGGTGCTGCTGGCACTGCTGCTGGCCGTGCCCGTAGCCTGGTATGTTGGCCGCAACTGGCTGGATGCTTTTGCTTACCATGCTTCCCTGAGCGTATGGCTCTTTGTGGCCGCCGGCGCGCTGGCCATCGTGGTAGCTCTGCTGACGGTCAGCCTGCAGTCTGTGAAAACAGCCACCATGAATCCTGTAAAAAGCCTTAGAGCGGAATAA
- a CDS encoding ABC transporter permease yields the protein MFTSYLRIAWRNLWKQKVFAAVNVTGMSIAICAALLLSLTAYKEWSYDDFQQHRDHIYQLYREDHQSNGTRISKSFSEPMAGVLRKEVPGVKHVTRIGGDNLSVRYKDKSIYLDVQMTDPDYLQMFSFPLQKGNPHTALDRLDQVVLTRRSASSLFNGEDPVGKTVEVNIGEQWKPFVVSAVADNIPDNSSLSFEALIRFENVENYADIRNDWHTSSYPVMLEMAPAVSAAALRKDLVQVAHKYMGDLIRDLKGMGGAPDEDGEFLRIRTIPLSDLHLSPHSVFGTGLNPFYPWMMVMLACLITGIACVNFINLSIARSFTRGSEIGLRKALGAMDRQLMLQFWSEAFLLCFISLVLSLLLATLLLPYYNATFRHALSFRLFQNGWLILGTAATFFGITLLAGGYPAWKIARVNIIQVLKGKLDLGRGGRVRNGLIVFQFMVAALLISCTAVIWQQLNFIRATPLGYNTTQVISIPVGNAPQQALTAMRNRLASEPAVESITASTLNMGLGKDGSSGNWTLGFDYKGNHVNTQAMVVDYDYAKTLGLTLIAGRDFSRRYGADTTGVVINEQMAKQLGEKDPLNVVYNANGNNYHVIGVVKDYHFESLRKKIDPLMLSMSASARKSYLFVKVNTNHPAATMERISALWKEIDPLTMSEPSFLDENTDRLYRQEARFSRIFMSGAVLAILISCMGLFAIAMLVMAQRRKEVGIRKVLGASVSSIVMLLSKDFLKLVLVAVLAATPISWYLMQRWLNGFALHVEIHWWMFAGVCAVAVVIALATTSLQTVRAALANPAESLKAD from the coding sequence ATGTTTACAAGCTACCTCAGGATTGCCTGGCGGAATTTATGGAAGCAGAAAGTATTTGCGGCAGTAAACGTGACCGGCATGAGTATCGCTATCTGTGCAGCGCTGCTGCTATCCCTTACCGCCTATAAGGAGTGGAGTTATGACGATTTTCAACAGCACCGGGACCACATTTACCAGTTGTACCGGGAAGACCATCAGTCAAACGGCACCCGTATTTCCAAAAGCTTTTCAGAACCGATGGCCGGGGTGTTACGGAAAGAAGTACCGGGCGTAAAACATGTTACCCGTATCGGCGGCGATAATCTGTCCGTACGGTACAAGGATAAGAGTATTTACCTCGATGTGCAGATGACAGACCCCGATTACCTGCAGATGTTTTCTTTCCCTTTGCAGAAGGGAAACCCCCATACGGCGCTGGACCGGCTGGACCAGGTGGTGCTCACCCGGAGGTCTGCCTCCTCGCTTTTTAACGGGGAAGATCCGGTTGGAAAAACAGTGGAGGTAAATATCGGAGAGCAGTGGAAACCGTTTGTCGTTTCAGCGGTAGCGGACAATATCCCGGACAACTCTTCGCTTTCTTTTGAGGCGCTGATAAGGTTTGAGAACGTAGAAAATTATGCTGACATTCGTAATGACTGGCATACTTCCTCTTATCCTGTTATGCTGGAAATGGCGCCCGCTGTTTCCGCGGCCGCACTGCGTAAAGATCTGGTGCAGGTAGCGCACAAATATATGGGGGACCTCATCCGGGACCTGAAAGGGATGGGAGGAGCACCTGATGAAGACGGGGAGTTCCTGCGTATCCGGACGATACCACTGAGCGACCTGCATCTTTCGCCTCACAGCGTTTTCGGCACCGGTTTGAATCCCTTTTATCCCTGGATGATGGTGATGCTGGCCTGCCTTATTACCGGTATCGCCTGTGTTAATTTTATCAACCTGTCTATCGCCAGATCGTTTACCCGTGGCAGTGAGATAGGGCTGCGAAAGGCGCTGGGCGCTATGGACAGGCAGCTGATGCTGCAGTTTTGGAGCGAAGCTTTCCTGCTGTGTTTTATTTCTCTGGTGCTAAGCCTGTTGCTGGCAACGCTGTTGTTACCTTACTATAATGCCACTTTCAGGCATGCCCTGAGTTTCCGCCTCTTTCAGAACGGATGGCTGATATTGGGCACTGCCGCCACTTTCTTTGGTATAACCCTGCTGGCCGGCGGTTATCCTGCATGGAAGATAGCAAGGGTGAATATTATACAGGTATTGAAAGGTAAGCTGGACCTGGGCAGGGGCGGGCGCGTACGTAACGGCCTGATTGTTTTCCAGTTCATGGTAGCGGCCCTGCTGATCAGCTGTACAGCCGTTATCTGGCAGCAGCTTAATTTCATACGTGCCACACCGTTAGGCTATAATACCACGCAGGTGATCAGTATTCCGGTAGGGAATGCTCCGCAACAGGCGCTTACTGCCATGCGCAACCGGCTGGCATCTGAACCTGCGGTAGAGAGTATTACCGCCAGCACCCTGAATATGGGCCTCGGGAAAGACGGATCATCCGGCAACTGGACGCTCGGCTTCGACTACAAAGGAAACCATGTCAATACGCAGGCGATGGTGGTAGACTACGATTATGCTAAAACGTTAGGTCTGACTTTAATTGCCGGCCGCGATTTTTCCCGCCGGTACGGCGCCGATACCACCGGGGTGGTGATCAACGAGCAAATGGCTAAACAGCTTGGGGAGAAGGACCCGCTGAACGTTGTATATAACGCCAATGGTAATAACTATCATGTGATTGGTGTGGTAAAAGACTATCACTTCGAGTCACTTCGTAAAAAGATAGACCCGCTGATGTTATCCATGTCGGCATCGGCCCGCAAGAGCTATCTTTTTGTGAAAGTGAATACCAACCATCCGGCCGCCACCATGGAGCGAATCAGCGCTCTCTGGAAAGAAATTGATCCGTTGACAATGAGCGAGCCCAGCTTCCTTGATGAAAATACCGACCGGCTCTATCGCCAGGAGGCCCGTTTCTCCAGGATATTTATGAGCGGCGCGGTACTGGCCATTCTCATCTCCTGCATGGGACTGTTCGCTATTGCCATGCTGGTGATGGCGCAGCGGCGTAAGGAAGTTGGTATCCGTAAAGTGCTGGGCGCCTCCGTGAGCAGTATTGTAATGTTGTTGTCGAAAGATTTCCTGAAGCTGGTACTCGTCGCGGTACTGGCGGCAACACCCATCTCGTGGTACCTGATGCAGCGCTGGCTGAACGGGTTCGCGCTTCATGTAGAAATTCACTGGTGGATGTTTGCCGGCGTTTGCGCGGTGGCAGTGGTCATTGCCCTTGCAACGACCAGTCTCCAGACTGTCAGGGCGGCGCTGGCCAACCCGGCAGAAAGCCTGAAAGCAGACTAA